A section of the Acanthopagrus latus isolate v.2019 chromosome 20, fAcaLat1.1, whole genome shotgun sequence genome encodes:
- the LOC119009238 gene encoding plexin domain-containing protein 1-like isoform X1 yields MGLCAVLLICLSQAELGRVWAQEHEDALRGTPLRTDGDPSGFHRTRRDQQTPHKHRDARNAQAEGGGGGGGGGGVDISTLPDNMTRVVEDSQRYYRWQSFGPTDRRTQDLWVDLNALHKSQVQIHGILSNTHRQAARVALSFDFPFYGHYLRQIIVATGGFIFMGEITHRMLTATQYVAPLMANFDPSFSKNSTVRYSDNGNLFVVQWDKVRLKDREAEGPFTFQAALHKNGTIVFNYRDVPVPVVKINSTEHPVKVGLSDAFMAFLLSSQPSDPKHRTIYEYHRVEIDTTKIVSRSAFEFTPLPTCLQHTSCELCLTSNLTTGCGWCNTLQRCSDGIDRHRQEWLDYNCPEEAKGTCEDYNPVLPEGSMGSFNNSSPGPTPSAAVLEDQPVTRDLQTGPPSHKGITENTAIIAGVVAALVLLVILTLLAVYYINTHPTVAPPFYLMQRRTNNYWPSMKFRNQGCHSSYAEVELGGHEKEGFIEAEQCY; encoded by the exons ATGCACTGAGAGGGACTCCTCTGCGGACGGATGGGGATCCTTCCGGTTTTCACAGAACCAGGAGGGACCAGCAGaccccacacaaacacagagatgccCGAAACGCACaggctgaaggaggaggaggaggaggaggaggaggaggagtggataTCAGTACCCTGCCTGACAACATGACCCGCGTAGTG GAGGACTCCCAGAGGTACTACAGATGGCAGAGTTTTGGTCCAACAGACAGACGGACTCAGGACCTGTGGGTGGATCTGAACGCCCTGCACAAGAGCCAAGTCCAGATCCACGGCATCCTGTCCAACACGCACCGGCAGGCAGCG AGGGTGGCGCTGTCTTTTGATTTCCCTTTTTACGGACACTATTTGAGACAGATTATCGTGGCGACAGGTG GGTTCATATTCATGGGGGAGATTACTCATCGAATGCTGACTGCCACACAGTACGTCGCTCCCCTCATGGCCAACTTTGACCCGAGCTTCTCCAAGAACTCCACCGTGAGGTACTCGGACAACG GTAACCTATTTGTGGTGCAGTGGGACAAAGTGCGGCTAAAGGACCGAGAGGCCGAAGGACCTTTTACTTTCCAGGCAGCCCTCCACAAGAATGGAACAATTGTCTTCAACTACAGAGAT GTCCCTGTGCCCGTGGTGAAAATTAATTCCACAGAGCATCCAGTGAAAGTTGGACTGTCTGACGCTTTCATGGCGTTCCTTCTCTCCTCACAGCCCTCAG ATCCGAAGCATCGTACCATCTATGAGTATCATCGTGTTGAGATCGACACCACAAAGATCGTTAGCAGATCTGCTTTCGAGTTCACCCCTCTGCCCA cTTGTCTTCAACACACATCCTGTGAACTCTGCCTGACATCCAACCTGACGACTGGCTGCGGCTGGTGCAACACGCTTCAACG GTGCTCTGACGGTATCGACCGGCACAGACAAGAGTGGCTGGATTATAACTGCCCTGAAGAG GCAAAAGGCACATGTGAGGACTACAACCCGGTTCTACCTGAGGGATCCATGGGCTCCTTCAACAACTCTTCTCCAGGTCCAACACCTTCTGCAGCAGTGCTCGAAGACCAGCCCGTCACTAGAG aTTTACAGACGGGTCCTCCGAGCCATAAGGGGATAACGGAGAACACAGCCATCATAGCAGGTGTGGTTGCCGCGCTGGTTCTGCTTGTAATTCTCACCTTACTGGCTGTGTACTACATCAACACACACCCAACAGTGGCTCCACCGTTCTACCTCATGCAg CGACGCACCAATAACTACTGGCCCTCCATGAAGTTCCGCAACCAGGGCTGTCACTCCAGTTACGCTGAAGTCGAGCTTGGGGGTCACGAAAAGGAAGGTTTCATTGAAGCTGAGCAGTGCTACTGA
- the LOC119009238 gene encoding plexin domain-containing protein 1-like isoform X2: MGLCAVLLICLSQAELGRVWAQEHEDALRGTPLRTDGDPSGFHRTRRDQQTPHKHRDARNAQAEGGGGGGGGGGVDISTLPDNMTRVVDSQRYYRWQSFGPTDRRTQDLWVDLNALHKSQVQIHGILSNTHRQAARVALSFDFPFYGHYLRQIIVATGGFIFMGEITHRMLTATQYVAPLMANFDPSFSKNSTVRYSDNGNLFVVQWDKVRLKDREAEGPFTFQAALHKNGTIVFNYRDVPVPVVKINSTEHPVKVGLSDAFMAFLLSSQPSDPKHRTIYEYHRVEIDTTKIVSRSAFEFTPLPTCLQHTSCELCLTSNLTTGCGWCNTLQRCSDGIDRHRQEWLDYNCPEEAKGTCEDYNPVLPEGSMGSFNNSSPGPTPSAAVLEDQPVTRDLQTGPPSHKGITENTAIIAGVVAALVLLVILTLLAVYYINTHPTVAPPFYLMQRRTNNYWPSMKFRNQGCHSSYAEVELGGHEKEGFIEAEQCY, from the exons ATGCACTGAGAGGGACTCCTCTGCGGACGGATGGGGATCCTTCCGGTTTTCACAGAACCAGGAGGGACCAGCAGaccccacacaaacacagagatgccCGAAACGCACaggctgaaggaggaggaggaggaggaggaggaggaggagtggataTCAGTACCCTGCCTGACAACATGACCCGCGTAGTG GACTCCCAGAGGTACTACAGATGGCAGAGTTTTGGTCCAACAGACAGACGGACTCAGGACCTGTGGGTGGATCTGAACGCCCTGCACAAGAGCCAAGTCCAGATCCACGGCATCCTGTCCAACACGCACCGGCAGGCAGCG AGGGTGGCGCTGTCTTTTGATTTCCCTTTTTACGGACACTATTTGAGACAGATTATCGTGGCGACAGGTG GGTTCATATTCATGGGGGAGATTACTCATCGAATGCTGACTGCCACACAGTACGTCGCTCCCCTCATGGCCAACTTTGACCCGAGCTTCTCCAAGAACTCCACCGTGAGGTACTCGGACAACG GTAACCTATTTGTGGTGCAGTGGGACAAAGTGCGGCTAAAGGACCGAGAGGCCGAAGGACCTTTTACTTTCCAGGCAGCCCTCCACAAGAATGGAACAATTGTCTTCAACTACAGAGAT GTCCCTGTGCCCGTGGTGAAAATTAATTCCACAGAGCATCCAGTGAAAGTTGGACTGTCTGACGCTTTCATGGCGTTCCTTCTCTCCTCACAGCCCTCAG ATCCGAAGCATCGTACCATCTATGAGTATCATCGTGTTGAGATCGACACCACAAAGATCGTTAGCAGATCTGCTTTCGAGTTCACCCCTCTGCCCA cTTGTCTTCAACACACATCCTGTGAACTCTGCCTGACATCCAACCTGACGACTGGCTGCGGCTGGTGCAACACGCTTCAACG GTGCTCTGACGGTATCGACCGGCACAGACAAGAGTGGCTGGATTATAACTGCCCTGAAGAG GCAAAAGGCACATGTGAGGACTACAACCCGGTTCTACCTGAGGGATCCATGGGCTCCTTCAACAACTCTTCTCCAGGTCCAACACCTTCTGCAGCAGTGCTCGAAGACCAGCCCGTCACTAGAG aTTTACAGACGGGTCCTCCGAGCCATAAGGGGATAACGGAGAACACAGCCATCATAGCAGGTGTGGTTGCCGCGCTGGTTCTGCTTGTAATTCTCACCTTACTGGCTGTGTACTACATCAACACACACCCAACAGTGGCTCCACCGTTCTACCTCATGCAg CGACGCACCAATAACTACTGGCCCTCCATGAAGTTCCGCAACCAGGGCTGTCACTCCAGTTACGCTGAAGTCGAGCTTGGGGGTCACGAAAAGGAAGGTTTCATTGAAGCTGAGCAGTGCTACTGA